In the genome of Myroides phaeus, one region contains:
- a CDS encoding DNA topoisomerase IV subunit B gives MQDQNQYTEDNIRSLDWKEHIRMRPGMYIGKLGDGSSPDDGIYILIKEVIDNSIDEFVMGTGKTIEVTLKDKLVTVRDYGRGIPLGKVVDVVSKMNTGGKYDSRAFKKSVGLNGVGTKAVNALSNYFRVESVRDGQLKGAEFSGGDLVEEEDLQETSRRKGTKVSFIADESIFKNYKYRKEYVERMLKNYCYLNRGLTIIFNGEKFYSENGLKDLLEENIDVEDQVYPIIHLSGDDIEIAMTHSRTQYSEEYYSFVNGQNTTQGGTHLGAFREAIVRTLKEFYNKNFEASDIRKSIVASISVKVEEPVFESQTKTKLGSTDMGPNLPTVRTFVNDFVKNQLDNFLHKNPEIADALLRKILQAERERKELSGIRKIAKERAKKASLHNKKLRDCRVHFTDIKNPRYLDSTLFITEGDSASGSITKSRDVNTQAVFSLRGKPLNSYGMTKKIVYENEEFNLLQAALNIEEDFESLRYNNIVIATDADVDGMHIRLLLITFFLQFFPELIKEGHLYILQTPLFRVRNKKETIYCYSDEERVAAIEKLKPKPEITRFKGLGEISPDEFKYFIGEDIRLDPVMLDKTISIEKMLEFYMGKNTPDRQEFIIDNLKVELDVVE, from the coding sequence ATGCAAGATCAAAATCAATATACTGAAGATAATATTCGTTCTTTAGATTGGAAGGAACATATCCGTATGAGACCGGGTATGTATATCGGTAAATTAGGTGATGGTTCATCGCCTGATGATGGTATCTATATCTTAATCAAAGAGGTAATCGATAATAGTATCGATGAGTTCGTGATGGGAACTGGAAAGACTATTGAAGTAACGTTAAAGGATAAACTGGTAACAGTGCGCGATTACGGTCGTGGTATTCCTTTAGGAAAAGTAGTCGATGTAGTTTCGAAAATGAATACGGGAGGTAAATATGATTCAAGAGCATTTAAGAAATCCGTTGGACTTAACGGAGTAGGTACAAAGGCAGTTAATGCATTGTCAAACTATTTCCGTGTAGAATCAGTTAGAGATGGACAATTAAAAGGTGCTGAGTTTTCTGGCGGGGATCTTGTAGAAGAAGAAGATTTACAAGAAACTTCAAGACGCAAAGGAACTAAAGTTTCATTCATTGCAGATGAATCTATTTTCAAAAACTATAAATACCGTAAAGAGTACGTAGAACGTATGCTTAAAAATTATTGTTACCTGAATAGAGGATTGACAATTATTTTTAACGGAGAGAAGTTTTACTCAGAAAATGGATTAAAAGATTTATTAGAGGAGAACATTGATGTAGAAGATCAGGTATATCCAATCATTCATTTGAGTGGTGATGATATTGAGATTGCTATGACACATAGTAGAACTCAGTATTCAGAAGAGTATTACTCATTTGTGAACGGACAAAATACAACGCAAGGAGGAACACACTTAGGTGCTTTTAGAGAGGCGATTGTGCGTACATTAAAAGAGTTTTACAATAAAAACTTTGAAGCATCTGATATTCGTAAGTCTATCGTAGCAAGTATTTCGGTAAAAGTAGAAGAACCAGTTTTTGAGTCTCAAACAAAAACAAAATTAGGATCTACAGATATGGGACCTAACCTTCCGACTGTTAGAACATTTGTAAACGACTTTGTTAAGAATCAATTAGATAACTTTTTACATAAGAATCCAGAGATTGCAGATGCTTTATTAAGAAAGATATTGCAAGCAGAGAGAGAGCGTAAAGAACTATCAGGTATTCGTAAGATTGCAAAAGAGCGAGCTAAGAAAGCAAGTTTACACAACAAGAAATTAAGAGATTGTAGAGTTCACTTTACAGATATAAAAAATCCAAGGTATTTAGATAGTACACTGTTTATTACAGAGGGTGATTCGGCGTCTGGTTCGATTACAAAATCGAGAGATGTGAATACACAAGCAGTATTTAGTTTGCGTGGTAAGCCTTTGAATTCTTATGGAATGACGAAGAAGATCGTTTATGAGAATGAGGAGTTTAACTTATTACAAGCGGCTTTAAATATTGAAGAAGATTTTGAAAGTTTAAGATATAATAACATTGTAATTGCTACCGATGCCGATGTAGATGGTATGCACATTAGATTGTTATTGATTACTTTCTTCTTACAGTTTTTCCCTGAATTAATTAAAGAAGGGCATTTGTATATTCTGCAAACACCATTATTCCGTGTTAGAAATAAGAAGGAGACGATTTATTGCTATAGCGATGAAGAACGTGTGGCAGCAATAGAGAAATTAAAACCAAAACCAGAGATTACTCGATTTAAAGGTCTTGGAGAGATTTCGCCAGATGAGTTTAAGTATTTTATTGGTGAGGATATACGTCTTGATCCAGTGATGTTGGATAAAACAATATCAATTGAAAAAATGCTTGAGTTCTATATGGGGAAAAACACACCTGATAGACAAGAGTTTATTATAGATAATTTGAAAGTAGAACTTGATGTTGTAGAATAA
- a CDS encoding DNA gyrase/topoisomerase IV subunit A: protein MIHEDNFDAELDKNNNDLPIEEHIESLVEEEKETITKVTGMYKDWFLDYASYVILERAVPAIEDGFKPVQRRIMHSIKELDDGRYNKVANIVGHTMQYHPHGDASIADAMVQLGQKELLIDMQGNWGNILTGDSAAASRYIEARLSKFALDVLYSPKITTWQSSYDGRRNEPVNLPVKFPLLLAQGAEGIAVGLSTKVLPHNFIELIDSSIKILKGKPFTLYPDFPTQGIADVSNYNDGLRGGRVRVRARISQLDKNTLVITQIPFSTTTTSLIESVLKANEKGKIKIKKIEDNTAAEVEILVHLPAGTSPDKTIDALYAFTACETSIAPLGCVIENNRPLFIGVSEMLKISTHQTVDLLRRELEIELHELEEKWHFLSLERIFIENRIYRHIEEEETWEGVLNAIDEGLKPFITNLKRAITQEDLARLTEIKIKRISRFDIDKANQNIEALEGDIEKVKFNLANLIDFAINYFTTLKEKYGKGKERKTELKSFDTIEATKVVLRNTKLYVNRSEGFFGTSLKKDEYVCDCSDIDDVIVFLRDGSVMVSRVDEKKFVGKDIIHIAVWDKNDKRTIYNMIYRDGKSGSSFVKRFNITGVTRDKMYQLTQGKAGSQVLYFSANPNGEAEVVNILLRQLANVKKLKFDLDFAELLIKGRAAKGNVVTKYAIKKIELKEKGISTLRPRKIWFDNTVNRLNVDGRGDLLGEFKADDRLLIVSQSGKVKTIVPELTTHFDEDMIVLEKWKPSKPISAIYFDGEKARYFAKRFLVENENKEEFFISEHEGSKLEIVSTDYRPVFEVVFSKVKGVQKENLVLDLEQFIVVKGIKALGNQVTTDKVRQISALESLPYVEVEEEEEEEEEIMPELNGDMPNIGIDDDGQSTLLF from the coding sequence ATGATACACGAAGATAATTTTGATGCAGAATTAGATAAGAATAATAACGACTTACCCATTGAAGAACATATCGAGTCTCTTGTAGAAGAAGAAAAAGAAACGATTACCAAAGTAACGGGAATGTACAAGGATTGGTTCCTTGATTACGCTTCTTATGTTATTTTGGAAAGAGCTGTTCCTGCTATAGAAGATGGTTTTAAGCCAGTACAACGTCGTATTATGCACTCTATTAAAGAGTTGGATGATGGTCGTTACAACAAGGTGGCAAATATCGTAGGACATACAATGCAGTATCACCCACACGGTGATGCGAGTATTGCTGATGCTATGGTGCAGCTTGGACAGAAGGAGTTACTGATTGATATGCAGGGGAACTGGGGTAATATCCTAACAGGGGATAGTGCAGCGGCTTCAAGGTATATTGAAGCACGTTTAAGTAAGTTTGCATTAGATGTATTGTATTCGCCTAAGATTACTACTTGGCAATCATCTTATGATGGAAGAAGAAATGAACCGGTTAATTTACCAGTGAAATTTCCATTGTTATTAGCACAAGGAGCAGAGGGAATTGCAGTAGGATTATCTACAAAAGTATTACCACATAACTTTATTGAGTTAATTGATTCGTCAATCAAGATCTTAAAAGGAAAACCATTTACCTTGTATCCGGATTTTCCAACACAAGGAATTGCAGATGTATCAAATTACAATGACGGTTTAAGAGGGGGGCGTGTGCGTGTGCGTGCTCGTATTTCTCAATTAGACAAGAATACATTAGTTATTACACAAATACCTTTTTCAACAACAACGACTTCTTTAATTGAAAGTGTGTTGAAGGCAAATGAGAAAGGGAAGATTAAGATTAAGAAAATTGAAGATAATACTGCAGCTGAAGTTGAGATTTTAGTTCACTTGCCTGCAGGTACTTCACCAGATAAAACGATTGATGCTTTATATGCGTTTACAGCTTGTGAAACATCGATTGCACCATTAGGGTGTGTTATTGAAAATAATCGCCCTTTATTCATTGGAGTTTCAGAAATGTTGAAGATTTCAACACATCAAACAGTTGATTTGTTGCGTAGAGAGTTAGAGATTGAACTTCACGAATTAGAAGAAAAATGGCACTTCTTATCACTTGAGCGTATATTTATAGAAAATAGAATATACCGTCATATTGAGGAAGAAGAAACGTGGGAAGGTGTTTTAAATGCGATTGATGAAGGGTTAAAACCATTTATTACTAATTTAAAACGCGCGATAACACAAGAAGATTTAGCACGCTTAACGGAGATTAAGATTAAGCGTATTTCTCGTTTTGATATTGATAAAGCAAATCAAAATATTGAGGCTTTAGAAGGAGATATAGAGAAAGTTAAATTCAATTTAGCTAATCTAATTGACTTTGCTATTAACTATTTTACAACGTTAAAAGAGAAGTATGGCAAAGGCAAAGAACGTAAAACCGAACTGAAAAGTTTTGATACGATTGAAGCAACAAAAGTTGTCTTGAGAAATACTAAATTATACGTTAATAGAAGTGAAGGTTTCTTTGGTACGAGTCTTAAAAAAGACGAGTATGTATGCGACTGTTCAGATATTGATGATGTGATTGTGTTCTTGAGAGATGGTTCTGTTATGGTTTCAAGAGTTGATGAAAAGAAATTTGTTGGAAAAGATATTATTCACATCGCTGTATGGGATAAGAATGATAAACGAACAATTTACAATATGATTTACCGCGATGGTAAGTCGGGATCTTCTTTTGTAAAACGATTCAATATTACGGGGGTTACTCGTGATAAGATGTATCAATTGACACAAGGTAAAGCAGGTTCTCAAGTATTGTATTTCTCAGCTAATCCGAATGGAGAAGCAGAGGTAGTTAATATCTTGTTGCGTCAATTAGCGAATGTTAAGAAATTAAAATTTGATTTAGACTTCGCTGAATTGCTAATTAAGGGTAGGGCTGCAAAAGGAAATGTAGTTACTAAATACGCAATTAAGAAAATAGAATTAAAAGAGAAAGGTATTTCTACGCTAAGACCACGTAAGATATGGTTTGACAATACAGTTAATCGTTTAAATGTTGATGGTAGAGGAGATTTATTAGGTGAGTTTAAAGCAGACGATAGATTGTTGATTGTTAGCCAATCTGGTAAGGTTAAAACGATAGTACCTGAATTGACTACGCATTTTGATGAAGATATGATTGTTCTTGAAAAATGGAAACCAAGCAAGCCTATTTCAGCAATATACTTTGATGGAGAAAAAGCGAGATATTTTGCTAAGCGTTTCTTAGTAGAGAATGAGAATAAAGAAGAGTTTTTTATATCAGAACACGAAGGATCAAAATTAGAGATAGTTTCAACAGATTATCGTCCAGTATTTGAAGTGGTATTTAGCAAAGTAAAAGGAGTTCAAAAAGAGAATTTAGTTCTTGATTTAGAGCAATTTATTGTTGTAAAGGGAATTAAAGCTTTAGGAAATCAAGTTACAACTGATAAAGTAAGACAAATAAGTGCTTTAGAGTCATTACCTTATGTTGAAGTAGAAGAAGAGGAGGAAGAGGAAGAAGAAATAATGCCTGAATTAAATGGGGATATGCCTAATATAGGAATAGATGACGATGGACAATCA